In Nymphaea colorata isolate Beijing-Zhang1983 chromosome 13, ASM883128v2, whole genome shotgun sequence, one DNA window encodes the following:
- the LOC126410670 gene encoding uncharacterized protein LOC126410670 gives MVINGRLGDRFTASKRLRQGDPMSPYLFILVMEIFNRRIQVQVRNKTIQILKIRNVSQETGAVMYVDDVLMVSKASISSFCAIKDMLEQFEKFAGMKVNKEKSVVFLEKILDCTVQDLSNILQWLIGSLPADYLGVPFFCGRLTEDMCCPLISKMERKLKKLMIMLSFIVRRQEPANMLFFAVTHVEVAGKLRVAGNSYSSDGVNVMAILLSPRGRVLAGELEVMEKLFRYHKEYGGRISICTRIEALTRWVRQHYDGSRIWSEFHMFVKDFHYNVKIERNHLTADFGSFITSHVKELRDVFLCAS, from the exons ATGGTGATTAATGGTCGCTTGGGGGACAGGTTCACCGCTTCGAAAAGACTCAGACAGGGGGACCCGATGTCCCCATACCTTTTTATTCTTGTTATGGAAATCTTCAACCGCCGTATTCAAGTGCAGGTTCGCAACAAGACCATCCAAATTCTCAAGATCCGGAATGTTTCTCAAGAGACAGGAGCGGTTATGTATGTCGACGATGTTCTCATGGTTTCTAAGGCTTCTATAAGTTCCTTTTGTGCCATTAAAGATATGCTTGAGCAATTTGAGAAGTTCGCTGGTATGAAAGTGAACAAGGAAAAATCTGTTGTCTTCCTGGAAAAAATTCTAGATTGCACGGTACAGGATCTCAGCAACATCCTTCAATGGCTGATTGGTTCCCTTCCAGCAGATTATCTTGGTGTTCCCTTTTTCTGTGGTAGACTGACTGAGGACATGTGTTGTCCACTGATTTCTAAAATGGAAA GAAAGCTGAAGAAACTAATGATCATGCTATCCTTCATTGTGAG ACGCCAAGAACCTGCTAATATGCTCTTTTTTGCGGTTACACATGTTGAAGTTGCTGGGAAGTTGAGGGTTGCTGGAAACTCCTATTCTAGTGATGGAGTGAATGTTATGGCTATATTGTTGAGCCCTAGGGGCAGGGTACTCGCTGGTGAGCTGGAGGTGATGGAAAAGCTGTTCAGATATCATAAGGAGTATGGCGGTCGTATTTCTATTTGCACTAGGATCGAAGCCCTTACTCGGTGGGTACGGCAACATTATGACGGTAGCAGAATATGGTCGGAGTTCCACATGTTTGTCAAAGATTTCCACTACAATGTCAAGATTGAAAGGAATCATCTTACGGCGGATTTTGGGTCCTTCATCACCTCCCACGTCAAGGAGTTGAGGGATGTTTTTTTGTGTGCAAGCTAA
- the LOC126410668 gene encoding uncharacterized protein LOC126410668 — translation MCLKDLRDDRKTIIFGIYLPTRLVDRLESLIRLEAVVSRINGPCMVIGDFNAMMGSWNKTGAPPVARSSLAFNRFITSCLMTEVEDPSKKFMWSNHRRGSHAVLCKLDWSFVNGKWVSEFGAWGTLKVSTSSTSDHSLLVYQMSTNGILNKGRRPFRFFKPWIMDSDGLDIVKKEWGSNVTGCPMIRLLKKLGLVKSALLRWNAEKFGRLESRIENLRLRLDQSRLLVEHGDWGATKQEYEIRGLLNDALLMEEVMWKQRSRIRWLAEGDKNTSIFHIMANCRKAKWYIRVIEVDGETHTEEAKILKACVLPISNSFWGLM, via the coding sequence ATGTGTTTGAAGGACCTTCGCGATGACAGAAAAACTATTATATTTGGTATCTACTTGCCTACGAGGCTTGTGGATAGGCTGGAGAGCCTTATTAGGCTTGAGGCAGTGGTCTCCAGGATAAATGGACCATGTATGGTCATAGGGGATTTCAATGCTATGATGGGTAGCTGGAACAAAACGGGAGCTCCTCCTGTAGCTAGATCTTCGCTGGCCTTCAATCGCTTCATTACATCCTGCCTTATGACTGAAGTGGAGGACCCCTCCAAGAAATTTATGTGGTCTAATCATAGAAGGGGGTCACATGCTGTGTTGTGTAAGCTTGACTGGTCTTTTGTGAATGGTAAGTGGGTTTCTGAATTTGGTGCTTGGGGAACTCTCAAGGTCTCTACTTCCTCCACTTCTGATCACAGCCTTTTAGTGTATCAGATGTCCACGAATGGTATTCTAAACAAGGGTCGTCGTCCCTTCAGGTTCTTCAAGCCTTGGATCATGGATTCAGATGGGTTGGATATAGTCAAGAAGGAATGGGGCTCCAATGTCACAGGCTGTCCCATGATCAGACTCCTTAAGAAGCTAGGGTTAGTTAAATCTGCCTTACTGAGATGGAATGCGGAGAAGTTTGGTCGGCTAGAAAGCAGGATCGAGAACCTTCGTCTTCGCCTAGACCAGAGCAGGCTTCTTGTTGAACATGGGGACTGGGGAGCTACTAAACAGGAGTATGAGATTAGAGGTTTGCTCAATGATGCCCTTCTTATGGAAGAAGTTATGTGGAAGCAAAGGTCTCGGATTAGATGGCTTGCTGAAGGGGACAAAAACACATCTATCTTCCACATCATGGCCAACTGTCGTAAGGCTAAGTGGTATATCAGAGTCATTGAAGTTGATGGGGAAACACATACAGAGGAGGCCAAGATTTTGAAGGCGTGTGTACTTCCCATTTCCAACAGCTTTTGGGGTCTGATGTAG
- the LOC126410671 gene encoding disease resistance protein L6-like yields the protein MEGATEEKGVCSNGCGVDGTEASWQASQGDDGQKFEVFLSFRGPNTRKGFISHLYDALVTSGIKTFIDNVNLEKGERVNNLSGYIERSRIFVPIISEERFFSASVERHENNEELKKEVSDWKNALREVGKTSGFNLNDANGDEADLKNIILKRIMQEVNPKYRFICNYPTDLDSRVNEVIKRLDGKVRMIGICGMGGIGKTTLAKAVYNRLLKQHNVRENCSFLANVCEVSKERNGIVVLQKQLLRDVFGREVIINDKDDGITKIRKEFQNMKVLVVLDDVDHKDQLDALVGSQSGGFSGESITIVTSRDESIFKGRQKVIYRVSELDFDQSLKLFSQHAFKQPEPKSDWKGKLSKDVVSIAGGIPLCLQVFGSLFSDFESIEEWESNLEQLKQDQNKDVHERLKISYDSLDKKRQRIFLDIACFLIGGVDWEQRKEKKEYAMLMWEGSKLCPTVAIAELQHKFLISINDEHDTFEMHDQIRDMGRNIVQKQEPVPSRFWDNKETLQMLQRRNVSMTLLHVLHFLFFWSFFMTNARGWKSHQQCQLDMLADSGY from the exons ATGGAGGGAGCTACCGAGGAGAAGGGCGTTTGCTCTAATGGTTGTGGTGTTGATGGAACAGAGGCATCCTGGCAAGCTTCCCAAGGAGACGATGGACAAAAATTTGAGGTTTTCTTAAGTTTTAGAGGACCCAACACCCGCAAGGGATTCATTTCCCATCTTTATGATGCCTTGGTAACAAGCGGCATCAAAACTTTCATAGATAACGTGAATTTGGAGAAGGGTGAGAGGGTGAATAACTTGTCTGGGTACATAGAAAGGTCGAGGATATTTGTGCCCATCATCTCTGAGG AAAGGTTCTTTTCTGCCAGCGTTGAGAGGCACGAAAATAATGAGGAGCTAAAGAAAGAGGTGAGCGACTGGAAGAATGCTTTGCGTGAGGTTGGAAAGACATCGGGGTTCAACCTAAATGATGCAAATGG GGACGAAGCAGAtcttaaaaatatcattttgaaaAGGATTATGCAGGAAGTGAACCCTAAATACCGATTCATCTGCAACTATCCTACAGATCTTGATTCTCGTGTAAATGAGGTGATCAAACGGTTGGATGGAAAAGTTAGAATGATTGGTATATGTGGGATGGGCGGCATCGGGAAGACAACCCTTGCCAAAGCAGTCTACAACAGATTATTAAAGCAGCACAATGTCCGCGAGAACTGCAGCTTCCTAGCAAATGTCTGCGAAGTATCAAAGGAGCGCAATGGAATTGTTGTCTTGCAGAAGCAGCTGCTTCGTGATGTCTTTGGAAGAGAAGTGATAATAAACGACAAGGACGACGGCATCACCAAGATcagaaaagaatttcaaaacatGAAAGTGCTTGTAGTTCTCGATGATGTTGATCATAAAGACCAGCTCGATGCACTGGTCGGCAGCCAGTCAGGTGGGTTCAGTGGTGAAAGCATAACGATTGTCACTTCTAGAGATGAAAGCATCTTTAAGGGACGACAGAAGGTCATATATAGGGTTTCGGAATTGGATTTTGACCAATCGCTTAAACTTTTCAGTCAGCATGCGTTTAAGCAACCCGAGCCAAAATCAGATTGGAAAGGTAAATTGTCAAAGGATGTTGTGTCAATTGCTGGTGGGATACCTCTGTGCCTCCAAGTATTTGGGAGTCTCTTCTCTGACTTTGAATCCATTGAAGAATGGGAGTCGAATCTGGAGCAATTAAAACAGGATCAAAATAAAGACGTCCATGAGAGGTTAAAAATAAGCTATGACAGCCTTGATAAGAAAAGACAACGCATATTCCTGGACATAGCATGTTTTCTTATTGGTGGGGTGGATTGGGAAcagaggaaagagaagaaagaatacGCAATGCTCATGTGGGAAGGTTCCAAACTTTGCCCAACTGTTGCAATTGCAGAGTTACAGCATAAATTTCTAATCAGCATAAATGATGAGCACGACACATTtgaaatgcatgatcaaatacGAGACATGGGAAGAAATATTGTCCAAAAGCAGGAGCCAGTACCAAGCAGGTTTTgggataataaggaaacattaCAAATGCTACAAAGAAGAAATGTAAGTATGACCTTGCTACacgttcttcattttctcttcttttggtcTTTCTTTATGACCAATGCTCGTGGCTGGAAGTCGCATCAGCAGTGCCAACTTGACATGCTGGCGGACTCTGGCTACTAG
- the LOC126410669 gene encoding uncharacterized protein LOC126410669, which produces MFADIEDGDMVTDEENQWMLQPIMREEIVMAVKSLDKDSAAGPDGFPNYFYKDCWSIIGDDVVVAVQDFFLKAKLVGSVNHTMICLIAKQQSAIRVEDYRLISLCHAIYKIIAKIIVIRMRDVIMRLVQRNQAAFSKGRQIQDNILWANEIANSKDFWSKGGCFLKLDLSKAYDRVS; this is translated from the coding sequence ATGTTTGCAGATATAGAAGACGGCGACATGGTTACCGATGAAGAGAACCAATGGATGCTTCAACCAATCATGAGAGAGGAGATCGTTATGGCAGTCAAGAGTTTAGACAAGGACAGTGCTGCTGGCCCAGATGGCTTCCCGAACTATTTCTATAAGGACTGTTGGAGCATCATAGGAGATGATGTGGTTGTAGCTGTGCAAGATTTCTTCCTAAAAGCAAAACTTGTTGGCAGTGTTAACCACACCATGATCTGCTTGATAGCAAAACAACAGAGTGCCATCAGGGTTGAGGATTATAGGCTCATATCTCTATGCCACGCCATTTATAAGATTATTGCAAAAATTATCGTTATCAGGATGAGGGATGTCATCATGCGACTGGTTCAAAGGAACCAAGCTGCTTTTTCTAAAGGGAGACAAATTCAAGACAACATATTATGGGCGAATGAGATTGCTAATTCTAAAGATTTTTGGTCGAAAGGGGGCTGTTTTCTTAAGTTGGACCTCTCAAAGGCTTATGATAGAGTTTCTTAG